In Sphingomonas sp. R1, a single genomic region encodes these proteins:
- a CDS encoding PLAT/LH2 domain-containing protein, which produces MGVNLQPDDPITSIRVVTHTADKFAAGTDDNIYIRLIEIPNATKAYQFRLTGNGSNRFEVNSTDWSWAPASYFAGFVVNDISIVQLYKDADSIYGGWAFDKIEIYVNEQPIYATPEGQGVVWLEDESPHRHWTAPNFHRVEFTKPKINGTGKIQAKPGGAISHEFSATGGRLDLKWSLSKPATSGWSPPTITITDKRRILISGVGGPDGTTWQGTLSVTDADGRSSSKTISIASLSKLPAPTISDISPEFGWVDAPPAGPGATLVTITGSSFDARVGQTTRVFFTAAAGGTIEAKVAPDMLWENMVTVPVPTGAASGPIQVVTATGTANSSETFTVHPSGYRFASGFAFVNTMSGGEADGFPDEFSWDRYVEAYGKGEMYLFGAFDEVVPSPKAEIFYHATRDLIGNGCCHGFAMTSLRFRQRIISDYSIPVEGNPYPLEWSLFDKSNGASSPAPALSHLIQVGQLAMMSSEALSFYTSRLVSIGNVAGAPNTMDARPMLQDVRDELSRGWIDPRMIAFSKAWSPLEGHVVVAHAESNNQVHVYNPNSPAKREGPTNDPISHFDINPTTGNWSFKFDTVNAPWHGKYCFTIPLSAYGHQGHWSLVTVAELFNAAIAYFGSCVPGPGTTVEPLTGLQASPVMAPRPIHMMNAKSVRLRVTSSDRPGLVSLMLDSGIALSVEEIHGTVLIDLDLTAQTFQITEEALVSDIRPVARAVRHEKLDPVARTYAVRASAGTPPGQVGLAWKKDEMRLLANVAAIDLHTRRVDQLARDVAVELVALPKDRVTNALVTMLDDGAPHLTDVGGLAVDLATIKRYQPRLPSHVSTLDEIAPAIRANGRVDGSSPGRVSPLDPKVDPRKVPNPRIPIDPTHGRVVVPPVVPRMPLKQTVDLGTASGSAIKVRSATKASAQVTSNGRLQLSVPAGNRRELLVEEADGYRTFPRSVMISTPDPNARSMAAHVILAEAPGIVQPGAKARSASVPLTLVVGSVSVNAATIDFAPRKRRCGPGVDQPAAEPDFALSQAMQALGATVTKTSRDRGGVTVAISWPPAAAQSGRLVLGSLIADVPDLPGSAWTIGGYAYVTTPEGQELDARVVPIELRCQSVTRGRPPIRDRGGRGPISLPRGPVISAAKTVAQGEKVLLSVSPLPDGVTAVGWWSTSMGGQIEITQQNGTEAQAKGILAGPVRISAMVGDQILHRTICIQAVAGWSPLDAEETPQPPIPSVPARTFDPSVATLSQRFRDPIWNPDIFSSRVDLGKGITFNPGSKMIRGG; this is translated from the coding sequence ATGGGGGTAAATCTTCAGCCCGACGACCCGATTACCAGCATTCGGGTTGTCACGCACACTGCGGACAAATTCGCCGCTGGCACCGATGACAACATCTACATTCGCCTGATCGAAATCCCTAACGCCACGAAGGCGTATCAGTTCAGACTGACCGGCAATGGATCGAACCGATTTGAGGTAAATTCGACCGACTGGAGCTGGGCTCCAGCGAGCTATTTCGCCGGCTTCGTAGTGAACGACATCAGCATCGTTCAGCTCTACAAGGACGCCGACTCCATCTACGGCGGATGGGCCTTCGACAAGATAGAGATCTATGTGAACGAGCAGCCCATCTACGCCACGCCGGAGGGCCAGGGCGTCGTTTGGCTGGAGGACGAAAGCCCGCATCGCCATTGGACGGCACCGAACTTCCATCGTGTCGAGTTCACAAAACCTAAGATCAACGGCACGGGCAAGATCCAGGCGAAGCCCGGCGGAGCCATAAGCCACGAATTCTCCGCGACAGGAGGTAGGCTCGATCTCAAGTGGAGCCTCTCCAAGCCAGCTACCAGCGGCTGGTCTCCGCCTACCATCACCATCACGGACAAGCGGCGCATCCTGATCTCAGGCGTCGGAGGTCCGGACGGCACGACCTGGCAAGGTACTCTCAGCGTCACCGACGCGGATGGCAGAAGCTCCTCCAAGACGATCAGCATCGCGAGCCTGAGCAAGCTTCCGGCTCCCACGATCTCTGACATCTCACCCGAATTTGGCTGGGTGGATGCTCCTCCCGCGGGCCCTGGCGCCACCCTTGTCACTATAACCGGTTCCAGCTTCGATGCGCGCGTCGGGCAGACGACGAGGGTCTTCTTCACTGCGGCCGCCGGTGGCACGATCGAAGCCAAGGTGGCTCCCGACATGCTATGGGAGAACATGGTCACCGTGCCGGTCCCGACCGGCGCGGCGAGTGGTCCCATCCAGGTCGTCACCGCGACCGGCACCGCCAACTCGTCTGAGACATTCACAGTTCACCCAAGCGGCTATCGCTTTGCCAGCGGATTTGCATTCGTGAACACGATGAGCGGCGGGGAGGCAGACGGCTTCCCGGACGAGTTCAGCTGGGATCGCTATGTTGAGGCTTATGGCAAGGGCGAGATGTACCTGTTCGGTGCGTTCGACGAAGTGGTGCCCAGCCCCAAAGCAGAGATCTTCTATCACGCTACTCGAGACCTGATCGGAAACGGGTGCTGCCACGGCTTCGCGATGACATCCCTTCGCTTCCGGCAGCGCATCATCTCCGATTACAGCATTCCGGTCGAAGGCAATCCGTACCCGCTGGAATGGTCTCTCTTCGACAAGTCGAACGGCGCGTCGTCACCCGCTCCCGCACTGAGCCACCTCATCCAGGTCGGCCAGCTCGCAATGATGAGCTCCGAAGCGCTCAGCTTCTATACTTCTCGGCTCGTTTCCATCGGCAATGTCGCTGGGGCACCAAACACCATGGACGCGAGGCCTATGCTCCAAGACGTGCGGGACGAACTCAGTCGCGGCTGGATCGACCCTCGCATGATTGCATTCTCCAAGGCATGGAGTCCTCTGGAAGGGCATGTGGTCGTGGCGCACGCCGAATCGAACAACCAGGTGCACGTCTACAATCCAAACAGCCCAGCGAAACGCGAGGGTCCCACGAACGATCCCATCTCCCACTTCGACATAAACCCAACCACGGGCAACTGGTCGTTCAAGTTCGACACCGTGAATGCGCCGTGGCACGGCAAATATTGCTTCACCATCCCGCTGTCGGCATACGGTCACCAGGGCCACTGGTCTCTGGTGACCGTAGCGGAGCTGTTCAACGCGGCCATAGCCTATTTCGGAAGCTGCGTTCCCGGGCCGGGCACGACCGTCGAACCTCTGACCGGCTTGCAGGCTTCCCCTGTCATGGCGCCTCGCCCCATCCATATGATGAACGCGAAGTCGGTCCGACTCCGCGTGACGTCGAGTGACAGGCCAGGTCTTGTCAGCCTGATGCTCGATTCCGGCATTGCTCTTTCCGTCGAGGAGATTCACGGCACGGTGCTGATCGACCTCGACCTGACTGCGCAGACGTTCCAGATTACGGAGGAAGCGCTTGTAAGCGACATTCGTCCGGTTGCTCGAGCAGTTCGGCACGAGAAGCTCGATCCGGTCGCGCGGACCTACGCAGTTCGCGCCTCCGCCGGCACGCCTCCCGGCCAGGTCGGTCTCGCGTGGAAGAAGGACGAGATGCGCCTTCTGGCGAATGTGGCTGCGATCGATCTTCACACGCGCCGTGTGGACCAGCTTGCTCGCGATGTCGCCGTCGAGCTGGTCGCCCTACCGAAGGACCGAGTGACCAACGCGCTCGTAACGATGTTGGACGACGGTGCTCCACATCTGACAGACGTGGGCGGACTTGCTGTCGATCTTGCTACGATCAAGAGGTACCAGCCGCGCCTTCCGTCCCATGTTTCGACCCTCGACGAGATCGCGCCTGCGATCCGCGCCAACGGCCGTGTGGATGGGTCTTCACCTGGAAGAGTGTCCCCGCTCGACCCGAAGGTCGATCCACGCAAGGTGCCCAACCCTCGCATCCCGATCGATCCGACGCATGGCCGCGTCGTCGTTCCACCTGTCGTGCCTCGAATGCCGCTGAAACAGACGGTGGATCTCGGCACAGCGAGCGGAAGCGCGATCAAGGTCCGCTCGGCCACAAAGGCTAGCGCGCAAGTTACTTCGAACGGCCGCCTTCAGCTGTCGGTACCTGCCGGCAACCGGCGCGAATTGCTCGTCGAAGAGGCGGACGGCTACCGTACCTTTCCGCGCTCGGTGATGATCAGCACACCCGATCCCAACGCTCGCTCGATGGCCGCGCATGTTATTCTGGCGGAAGCGCCTGGCATTGTTCAACCTGGTGCCAAAGCGCGCTCCGCTTCGGTGCCCCTCACCCTGGTGGTCGGGAGCGTGTCGGTGAATGCGGCCACCATCGATTTCGCGCCGAGAAAGCGGCGCTGCGGCCCGGGGGTCGACCAGCCGGCCGCTGAACCGGACTTCGCCCTTTCGCAGGCAATGCAAGCGCTCGGCGCCACAGTCACCAAGACCAGTCGCGACCGAGGGGGTGTTACGGTCGCGATCAGCTGGCCACCGGCAGCCGCTCAGTCCGGCCGCCTCGTGCTGGGAAGTCTGATCGCAGATGTACCAGATTTGCCTGGTTCGGCCTGGACCATCGGCGGGTACGCGTATGTCACGACGCCTGAGGGGCAGGAACTGGACGCACGCGTCGTGCCAATCGAGCTGCGGTGTCAAAGCGTAACGAGGGGCCGACCTCCAATACGTGACCGCGGGGGCCGGGGTCCGATCAGTCTACCGCGGGGACCTGTCATCTCGGCTGCCAAGACAGTTGCTCAAGGGGAGAAAGTCTTGCTCAGCGTCTCGCCGCTGCCTGATGGCGTGACCGCAGTGGGCTGGTGGTCCACAAGTATGGGAGGACAGATCGAGATCACGCAGCAGAACGGCACCGAGGCACAGGCGAAAGGCATCCTGGCGGGCCCGGTTCGGATCAGCGCCATGGTCGGTGACCAGATCCTCCATCGCACCATCTGTATTCAGGCCGTGGCGGGCTGGTCTCCCCTCGACGCTGAGGAAACGCCGCAGCCGCCCATTCCCAGCGTTCCCGCACGGACCTTTGACCCGAGTGTTGCCACACTGTCGCAGCGGTTTCGCGATCCCATCTGGAACCCGGACATCTTCAGCAGTCGGGTGGATCTCGGGAAGGGTATAACGTTCAACCCCGGGTCGAAAATGATCCGAGGGGGATGA
- a CDS encoding YiiG family protein yields MKPTIFFTAVMGAATLCLGACDKSYRNEQGSASSGAAASNQLNAFIAAHNRLLGSFGYTEQAAKYRKADVAHAATDGEFLVGAGMIDQGIEQLKAARALSGASAELEGAAEALIRSLTKVRAHLADLSPYYTSKAYLNDKLARGRKEDPQMLAELDAADADLKRFGEMLDRETLKRDTAAIEKLKADGDMLGYNRRLAMFRANGMIKHLVSSPAPDAALFARSDADAAIIDQAIAAAHAAAAKSDGKDPPELHFLSSMLGSYRTFKETRRSTHAEQMVASYNHAVEAASW; encoded by the coding sequence ATGAAGCCTACTATATTCTTCACGGCAGTGATGGGCGCAGCGACTCTATGTCTCGGCGCGTGCGACAAGTCGTACCGCAACGAACAGGGCAGCGCCTCTTCGGGCGCCGCGGCATCTAATCAGTTGAACGCCTTCATCGCGGCCCATAATCGCTTGCTTGGCTCTTTTGGGTACACCGAGCAGGCGGCAAAATACCGCAAGGCTGATGTGGCACACGCCGCGACCGATGGCGAGTTTCTCGTCGGCGCCGGAATGATTGATCAGGGCATCGAGCAGCTGAAGGCTGCTCGCGCGCTATCGGGTGCTTCCGCTGAGCTTGAGGGGGCGGCCGAGGCTCTAATCCGCTCCTTGACCAAAGTGCGAGCGCACCTCGCGGACCTTTCCCCCTATTATACGAGCAAGGCCTATCTGAATGATAAGCTGGCGCGGGGGCGTAAGGAAGATCCGCAGATGCTCGCCGAGCTCGATGCTGCCGATGCGGACCTGAAGCGGTTCGGCGAGATGCTCGACCGCGAAACGCTGAAGCGAGACACTGCCGCGATCGAGAAGCTGAAGGCTGACGGCGATATGCTGGGCTACAATCGCCGTCTGGCGATGTTCCGCGCCAACGGCATGATCAAGCACCTCGTCAGCTCCCCGGCTCCCGACGCTGCCCTGTTCGCCCGCAGCGATGCAGACGCTGCAATCATCGACCAGGCGATTGCCGCCGCGCACGCTGCCGCAGCCAAGTCTGACGGGAAGGACCCGCCAGAACTACACTTCCTCTCTTCGATGCTCGGGAGCTACCGGACTTTCAAGGAGACGCGCCGCTCTACGCATGCTGAGCAGATGGTGGCGAGCTACAACCACGCCGTCGAAGCCGCCAGCTGGTGA
- a CDS encoding aldo/keto reductase: MAKRQLGSQGLQVAALGLGCMGMSEFYFGRDERESIATLNRAIEMGVDFLDTADMYGVGANEELVGRVVRERRDRVVVATKFGNVRGEDGSFRGINGRPEYVRAACDASLRRLGLEVIDLYYQHRVDPGVPIEETVGAMADLVAAGKVKYLGLSEAAPETLRRAHAVHPISALQTEYSLWSRDPEDEILPTVRELGIGFVAYSPLGRGFLTGQFKTQDDLPEDGYRRNSPRFQGAAFEKNLQLVSEVERMAAEKNCTAAQLALAWVIAQGQDIVPIPGTKRRNYLEENVGALQVMLSEEDMRRIDAILPLGAAIGARYPEASMAGLNR, from the coding sequence GTGGCCAAGCGCCAGCTGGGCAGCCAGGGCCTCCAAGTGGCCGCGCTCGGTCTCGGCTGCATGGGCATGTCCGAGTTCTATTTCGGTCGCGACGAGCGGGAATCGATCGCGACGCTCAACCGTGCAATCGAGATGGGCGTCGACTTCCTCGACACGGCCGACATGTACGGCGTCGGCGCGAACGAGGAGCTGGTCGGGCGGGTCGTGCGTGAGCGACGCGATCGGGTCGTTGTCGCCACCAAGTTCGGCAACGTCCGGGGCGAGGACGGCAGCTTCAGGGGCATCAATGGCCGCCCCGAGTATGTGCGGGCTGCCTGCGACGCTAGTCTCCGGCGGCTCGGTCTGGAGGTGATCGACCTCTACTATCAGCACCGCGTTGATCCCGGCGTGCCTATCGAGGAAACTGTCGGGGCGATGGCCGACCTGGTTGCAGCGGGCAAGGTGAAGTACCTTGGTCTTTCCGAGGCGGCGCCCGAGACGCTACGCAGAGCGCATGCCGTACATCCGATCAGCGCGCTCCAGACGGAATACTCACTGTGGAGCCGGGATCCGGAAGATGAGATCCTGCCTACCGTTCGGGAGCTTGGGATCGGGTTCGTGGCGTACAGCCCCCTTGGCCGCGGTTTCCTTACCGGCCAGTTCAAGACGCAGGATGATCTGCCCGAGGACGGTTACCGACGCAATTCGCCGCGCTTTCAGGGAGCGGCATTCGAGAAGAACCTGCAGTTGGTCTCGGAAGTCGAGCGTATGGCCGCCGAGAAGAACTGCACGGCCGCGCAACTCGCTCTGGCATGGGTGATCGCGCAAGGCCAGGACATCGTTCCGATCCCAGGCACCAAACGCCGCAACTATCTTGAAGAAAACGTCGGTGCTCTCCAGGTGATGCTCTCGGAAGAGGACATGCGTCGCATCGACGCGATACTCCCGCTGGGTGCGGCCATTGGCGCGCGCTACCCGGAGGCAAGCATGGCTGGCCTCAACCGATAG
- a CDS encoding DUF3597 domain-containing protein has translation MSIFSSIRDRIFGHKRVEAPAPSTETSPSTPVAQAPAAAQAEAAQQPTTSVDVGAVLSEMAAIKGGGGNYQQSIVDLLKLLDLDSSLAARKDLAEELNVHAGADGSAEQNIALHRAVMAKLAENGGIVPDSLRNA, from the coding sequence ATGAGCATTTTCAGCAGCATCCGCGACCGCATTTTCGGCCACAAACGCGTCGAGGCTCCAGCACCTTCGACCGAGACCAGTCCTTCCACCCCCGTTGCACAGGCCCCTGCGGCCGCACAAGCTGAGGCCGCGCAGCAACCAACGACTTCCGTCGACGTCGGAGCGGTCCTCTCGGAAATGGCAGCGATCAAAGGTGGAGGTGGCAACTATCAGCAGTCCATCGTGGATCTGCTCAAGCTCCTCGACTTGGACTCGAGCCTGGCCGCGCGAAAGGACCTGGCTGAGGAACTGAACGTGCACGCGGGGGCCGATGGAAGCGCCGAACAGAACATCGCGCTTCATAGGGCGGTCATGGCCAAGCTGGCAGAGAACGGTGGCATAGTGCCTGACAGTCTGCGGAACGCCTGA
- a CDS encoding response regulator — protein MQVRANGTAATTTLLADSLLAAGGEDAPLARARVLLVDDDERNLLAISTVLEDVAEIVVANSGEAALRHLLKGEFAVILLDVFMPGIDGYETAQIIRSREQTKRVPIVFLSAVNKEDQHLLRGYSMGAVDYVFKPVDPVVLRSKVAVFVDLFTMTKEIQRKARQEQALLDANLRANAELLRAEQALRLAEQRQAAIIESLPIILYLEELNASPRVPKFVSGNFAALTGFAFEAIQATPTLWMDRLHPEDRERVTQALVERPEGRSLAVEYRWQCADGQYKHFLDQAVLLRDAFGEPLEFAGTLLDVTERKELESQLIQARKMDAIGQLTGGIAHDFNNLLAAMLGGLSMIERRVALDEGQRKVIDMTRHAAEQGAELVKHLLAFSRRQKLAPATIELSALSTTVTELLTHTLGGLVELVWEIEPGMSAVYADSAQLELALMNLIINARDAMPDGGVITVSAENAEVSGADDTTLAPGRYVILSVRDTGCGIPPHQLDQVLEPFFTTKPVGKGTGLGLSMVYGFVKQSGGIVRVESEVGLGTRVQLWMPEACARLADSPSTTEFLAADPKALRVILVDDHHAVRLTTVAMLEDLGHSVVHSGDAATALDIIRRDPGASDILITDFAMPKMSGVELIRQVRSVAPGLRSIIISGNADVRDVIGDDLANGVVSKPFTRDRLRSALLEVMTELSCQDPSVEEAIVRNDSARSA, from the coding sequence GTGCAGGTGCGAGCGAACGGGACGGCGGCCACCACCACCTTGCTGGCGGATTCGCTTCTGGCGGCCGGCGGAGAAGATGCGCCGCTTGCGCGAGCACGAGTGTTGCTGGTGGACGATGACGAGCGCAACCTGCTCGCCATTTCGACGGTGCTCGAGGATGTCGCCGAGATCGTCGTCGCGAATTCGGGGGAGGCGGCGCTGCGCCACCTCCTGAAGGGCGAGTTCGCGGTGATCCTGCTCGACGTGTTCATGCCGGGCATCGACGGCTATGAGACCGCGCAGATCATCCGCTCCCGCGAGCAGACCAAGCGCGTGCCGATCGTCTTCCTCTCGGCGGTCAACAAGGAAGACCAGCATCTGCTGCGCGGCTATTCGATGGGCGCCGTCGACTATGTCTTCAAGCCGGTCGATCCGGTGGTGCTCCGCTCCAAGGTGGCGGTGTTCGTCGACCTGTTCACCATGACGAAGGAGATACAGCGCAAGGCGCGTCAGGAGCAGGCGCTGCTCGACGCCAATCTGCGGGCGAACGCCGAACTGCTGCGCGCCGAGCAGGCGTTGCGCCTGGCCGAGCAGCGCCAGGCGGCGATCATCGAGTCCCTGCCGATCATCCTCTACCTGGAAGAACTGAACGCGTCGCCGCGCGTCCCCAAGTTCGTCAGCGGCAACTTCGCCGCGCTGACGGGCTTTGCCTTCGAGGCAATCCAGGCGACACCCACCTTGTGGATGGATCGACTGCACCCTGAGGATCGCGAGCGGGTCACCCAGGCACTCGTGGAGCGCCCTGAAGGCCGTTCCCTCGCGGTCGAGTACCGGTGGCAGTGCGCTGACGGACAGTACAAGCATTTTCTGGATCAGGCGGTTCTCCTGCGCGACGCTTTCGGCGAGCCTCTGGAATTCGCGGGTACCTTGTTGGACGTGACCGAACGCAAGGAGCTGGAAAGCCAACTGATCCAGGCGCGGAAGATGGACGCAATCGGTCAGCTGACGGGTGGCATCGCCCATGATTTCAACAACCTTCTTGCAGCAATGCTTGGCGGTTTGAGCATGATCGAGCGGCGCGTCGCACTGGACGAAGGGCAGCGCAAGGTCATCGACATGACCCGGCATGCTGCCGAACAGGGCGCCGAGCTCGTGAAGCACCTTCTCGCGTTCAGCCGGCGTCAAAAGCTGGCGCCTGCAACGATCGAGCTGTCAGCCCTCTCGACTACGGTCACTGAGCTCCTCACCCACACGCTAGGCGGCCTGGTAGAGCTCGTGTGGGAGATCGAGCCAGGTATGTCAGCCGTCTATGCCGACTCCGCGCAACTTGAGCTGGCACTGATGAACCTCATCATCAACGCGCGCGACGCGATGCCAGATGGCGGGGTGATTACTGTTTCTGCGGAGAATGCAGAGGTCTCGGGAGCCGACGATACGACGCTCGCACCCGGCCGCTACGTGATCTTGAGTGTCCGAGACACCGGCTGTGGCATTCCCCCGCATCAGCTCGATCAGGTGCTCGAGCCGTTCTTTACGACCAAGCCGGTCGGAAAAGGCACTGGTCTCGGCCTCAGCATGGTCTACGGCTTCGTCAAGCAATCCGGTGGAATCGTCCGGGTTGAAAGCGAAGTGGGCCTGGGCACCCGGGTTCAGCTGTGGATGCCGGAGGCTTGCGCTCGCTTGGCCGATAGTCCTTCAACGACCGAGTTCCTTGCGGCCGATCCCAAGGCATTGCGGGTCATTCTCGTCGACGATCATCACGCGGTGCGGCTGACGACCGTCGCCATGCTGGAGGATCTGGGGCATAGTGTGGTCCATAGCGGCGACGCCGCCACTGCCCTGGACATAATCCGCCGAGATCCCGGAGCATCGGACATCCTTATCACCGACTTCGCGATGCCGAAGATGTCCGGAGTGGAGCTGATCCGGCAGGTGCGATCCGTAGCGCCCGGTTTGCGGTCGATCATCATCAGTGGCAATGCCGATGTTCGCGACGTGATCGGCGACGATCTTGCGAATGGAGTGGTGTCGAAGCCATTCACGCGCGATAGGCTACGTTCCGCCCTGCTGGAGGTGATGACGGAACTCTCATGTCAGGATCCTTCGGTTGAGGAAGCGATCGTGAGAAATGATAGCGCCAGGAGCGCCTGA
- a CDS encoding DNA polymerase III subunit epsilon — MAAKPAIALKVTTSGSEDAGDLSVSVVVRLFLYDADGVVSYLGKPQLWRNRAPSVCSGFTEASGSPEAGQFVDDVIGEQAFLDMLRTSSIIVSHGAAFARPWIESQLPQACDLPWACSMTQIDWRSHGLQGRSLGYLLCQIGWFIDPEDEASEVDGLIQLLRHRFENARSALSQLVEQASHQSWILRAYGASFHVKDELRDRGYRWDADLRVWWKEVSDAEKLPEELWLAINVYRTGRGARGMGPECEELTAKTRFR; from the coding sequence GTGGCTGCGAAGCCTGCGATCGCATTGAAGGTGACTACGTCAGGTTCGGAAGATGCTGGCGACCTGAGTGTCAGCGTGGTTGTCCGCCTGTTCCTCTACGATGCTGATGGCGTTGTGTCCTACCTCGGCAAGCCGCAACTCTGGCGCAACCGTGCACCCTCCGTGTGCTCAGGTTTCACTGAGGCCAGCGGCAGTCCGGAAGCCGGTCAGTTCGTGGACGATGTAATCGGTGAACAGGCGTTTCTGGACATGCTGCGCACCTCGTCCATCATCGTGTCTCACGGTGCTGCGTTCGCCCGCCCATGGATCGAGAGCCAGCTGCCGCAGGCATGCGATCTGCCCTGGGCCTGCTCGATGACGCAGATCGACTGGCGGAGCCACGGTCTTCAAGGGCGATCGCTGGGATACCTGCTATGTCAGATCGGATGGTTCATCGACCCAGAGGATGAAGCGAGCGAAGTCGACGGGCTGATCCAGCTGCTCCGCCACCGCTTCGAAAACGCGCGTTCCGCCCTCTCGCAGCTCGTCGAACAGGCGTCACACCAATCGTGGATTCTCAGAGCCTATGGCGCCTCGTTCCACGTGAAGGATGAGCTCCGCGACCGCGGATATCGGTGGGACGCGGACCTTCGAGTGTGGTGGAAGGAAGTGTCTGACGCAGAAAAGCTGCCAGAAGAGCTCTGGCTCGCGATCAACGTCTACCGCACCGGCAGGGGAGCTCGCGGCATGGGCCCTGAGTGCGAGGAACTGACAGCGAAAACTCGCTTTCGCTGA
- a CDS encoding DUF4142 domain-containing protein — protein sequence MYAVRWTMLGVAAVALAGCGSKTETHQTDTVVATGNAASAGSTSTSGVAAPASAGQSFANAAAASDAFEIASSQLAQQQASSPAIKKFAEGMIKAHTDSTAKLKSAASTASPAITPDPTLTATQQQKLDGLKALNGTAFDEAYATAQVEAHQQTLDALKANASNQGVPQPLRTFATQLIPTVTAHLNMAKSLAK from the coding sequence ATGTACGCTGTTCGCTGGACGATGCTGGGAGTCGCCGCCGTTGCACTTGCAGGCTGCGGATCCAAGACCGAGACGCATCAGACTGACACGGTGGTAGCTACGGGAAATGCTGCAAGTGCCGGATCAACCTCGACCTCCGGCGTGGCCGCTCCCGCCTCCGCAGGCCAGTCGTTCGCCAATGCAGCTGCTGCCAGCGATGCTTTCGAGATCGCTAGCTCACAGCTCGCTCAGCAGCAGGCTAGCAGCCCTGCGATCAAGAAGTTCGCAGAAGGCATGATCAAAGCGCACACGGATTCGACGGCGAAGCTGAAGTCGGCGGCTAGCACCGCTAGCCCGGCGATCACGCCGGACCCCACCCTGACCGCCACGCAGCAGCAGAAACTCGACGGGCTGAAGGCGCTAAATGGTACGGCATTCGACGAGGCGTATGCCACGGCGCAGGTGGAAGCTCATCAGCAAACGCTTGATGCCCTGAAAGCCAACGCATCCAACCAAGGGGTGCCTCAGCCGCTACGCACCTTCGCCACACAGTTGATCCCGACGGTCACTGCGCACCTCAATATGGCGAAGTCGCTGGCGAAGTGA
- a CDS encoding AraC family transcriptional regulator, which yields MRGQDRNKDGRESSQPNSPGLIRFSTNDLPERDRVALWRDQMGQTLTGCNPSSLDGGTLSVDFAAVGGAGLRLATVDLTDTRNNRDAFCLSDGDEDLILFLSLSGEGWTDHYGERVRLQAGDGMLARFDRTLDTGWPRSRLLLVRLSRAMLGGVQPDAVLGQRHRGDTTVMRLLGSYARTAWEEAARTGFLHPLAERHMAELVSSLCAAGPDEQDRLARPALGAARVAAMLEVMALRYSNPCLCMRDVAAAVGVSERAGHLAFEDAELSFTQELYGIRLSRAAERLSYRYERVMDTAFSVGFSDMSHFHRLFKRRYACTPREWQERSHFHPGVDGTVAAEPV from the coding sequence ATGCGTGGACAGGACCGCAACAAAGATGGACGGGAGAGCAGCCAACCGAACAGCCCGGGGCTGATCCGCTTCTCCACCAACGACCTGCCTGAACGGGATCGGGTTGCGCTTTGGCGTGACCAGATGGGGCAGACCCTCACCGGCTGTAATCCGTCGTCGCTCGATGGAGGCACGTTGTCCGTCGATTTCGCGGCAGTCGGAGGAGCTGGGCTGCGTCTCGCAACAGTGGATCTTACGGATACCCGCAACAATCGAGACGCCTTCTGCCTAAGTGATGGTGACGAGGACCTCATTCTCTTTTTGTCACTGAGCGGCGAGGGCTGGACGGACCATTATGGAGAACGCGTGAGGCTGCAGGCTGGTGACGGCATGCTGGCACGCTTCGACCGGACGCTCGACACCGGCTGGCCCAGAAGTCGGCTGCTGCTCGTTCGCCTTAGCCGCGCAATGTTAGGTGGTGTGCAGCCGGATGCGGTACTTGGGCAACGGCATCGAGGCGACACTACGGTGATGCGGCTGCTCGGCAGCTATGCGCGAACGGCTTGGGAGGAGGCAGCCAGGACCGGCTTTCTGCATCCGCTCGCAGAGCGGCATATGGCGGAGCTCGTCTCCAGCCTCTGCGCCGCCGGGCCCGACGAACAAGACCGGCTAGCACGGCCAGCCTTGGGCGCTGCTCGTGTCGCTGCCATGCTCGAGGTCATGGCCCTGCGCTATTCCAATCCCTGCCTCTGTATGCGGGACGTGGCGGCTGCAGTCGGCGTCTCAGAGCGCGCTGGCCATCTGGCGTTTGAAGATGCGGAACTGAGCTTCACGCAAGAACTCTACGGCATCCGCCTGTCGAGAGCGGCAGAGCGCCTGAGCTATCGCTACGAGCGCGTGATGGACACGGCCTTCTCCGTTGGCTTCTCGGACATGTCACACTTCCACCGACTGTTCAAACGGCGATACGCCTGTACGCCACGGGAGTGGCAGGAACGCTCGCATTTTCATCCGGGCGTCGACGGAACTGTCGCAGCAGAGCCCGTGTGA
- a CDS encoding ArsR/SmtB family transcription factor, producing MLAERGEATAGDLASGLGVPANTMSSHLTVLAHAGLVSSSKSGRHVLYRANTARLEPLIGRLSTLVAKELKAE from the coding sequence ATGCTCGCCGAAAGGGGAGAGGCAACGGCCGGCGATTTGGCATCGGGCCTGGGCGTGCCAGCGAACACGATGTCCAGCCATCTGACTGTTCTTGCGCATGCGGGTCTAGTTTCGTCCTCGAAGTCCGGACGTCATGTCCTCTATCGAGCGAATACAGCGCGGCTCGAACCCCTAATTGGAAGGCTGAGCACCTTGGTCGCAAAAGAGCTGAAGGCAGAATGA